One window of the Rufibacter radiotolerans genome contains the following:
- a CDS encoding peptidylprolyl isomerase: protein MRVSSLYVGLSALLLFQCTSPKKATEPVLLSIGPEKVPASEFAYVYEKNNSNTDSAYSSASVNEYLNLYTNFKLKVAEAKSRGLDTTQAFKSELGGYKEQLAQPYLTDKNVTEQLVREAYERMKKEVNATHILVSVDQEADPKDTLAAYQKIMGLRQQAVSGTPFETLAQRFSDDPSARENSGQLGYFTALQMVYPFENAAFNTPAGQISQPVRTRFGYHLIKVNEVRPAQGEIRVAHIMVRAQQGLPKADSLVAKKKIDEIYKRVQRQEDWNKLASQFSEDAASADEGGELPWFGTGRMIPSFEEAAFALDKPGAVSAPVQTAYGWHIIKLLERKELLPYEEMETSLRNRISKDSRSELNKTAFLRRIKKENKFQETPAIKEAALKLADSTLAAGTWKFTVPAEPKNLPAATLFTIEGKPYTVGQFATYVEANQRARQTVSPAHAMNLLYDKFVETSLLDYERAHLEEKHPDYRMLVNEYHDGILLFQLMEEKVWAKAVEDTVGLKAFFEANRDKYTWGERATATIISAANPTVLAQAQEQLAQGRFLSVRHKQPDIAFDTDKTTLSKAAMAQLEPLAQALQQDSSLVLEVTGYADTREVANKKNAGLASRRATAIKNYLVEKGVEANQVTVMPAAPKARPARRVALQVYSTDPQTLADRFNQNSPLALQVTSRKFQRGENKALDGVAWKPGTYNVTQDGRSLWIKIDKVEAPAPKKLSETRGVVISDYQTYLEQEWIKELRQKYPVSVNQPEVEKLIKK, encoded by the coding sequence ATGCGAGTTTCCTCCTTATACGTGGGCCTGAGTGCCCTGCTCCTGTTCCAGTGTACTTCTCCCAAGAAAGCCACGGAACCTGTACTCCTTAGCATTGGCCCTGAAAAGGTGCCGGCCTCTGAGTTTGCCTATGTTTACGAGAAAAACAACAGCAACACAGACAGCGCCTACTCCAGCGCCAGCGTGAACGAGTACCTGAACCTGTACACCAATTTCAAGCTGAAGGTGGCCGAGGCCAAAAGCCGCGGCCTGGACACCACGCAGGCCTTCAAAAGCGAGCTGGGCGGGTACAAAGAGCAACTGGCCCAGCCTTACCTCACAGATAAGAACGTGACCGAGCAGTTGGTGCGCGAAGCCTATGAGCGCATGAAAAAGGAAGTGAACGCCACCCATATTCTGGTGAGCGTTGACCAGGAGGCTGACCCCAAAGACACCCTGGCGGCTTACCAAAAGATCATGGGCCTTCGGCAGCAGGCCGTGAGCGGCACCCCGTTTGAGACCCTGGCCCAGCGCTTCTCAGATGATCCCTCGGCCAGAGAGAACTCCGGGCAGCTGGGTTATTTCACGGCGCTGCAGATGGTGTACCCCTTTGAGAATGCCGCCTTCAATACCCCGGCTGGGCAGATCTCGCAGCCGGTAAGAACCCGCTTTGGCTACCATTTAATTAAAGTAAACGAGGTACGCCCCGCCCAGGGCGAAATACGCGTGGCCCACATCATGGTACGCGCCCAGCAAGGCCTGCCCAAGGCAGACTCCCTGGTGGCAAAGAAAAAGATAGACGAGATCTACAAGCGCGTGCAGCGCCAGGAAGACTGGAACAAGCTGGCCTCGCAGTTCTCAGAAGATGCCGCCTCAGCGGATGAAGGCGGCGAACTGCCCTGGTTTGGCACCGGCCGCATGATTCCCTCTTTTGAGGAAGCCGCCTTTGCCTTAGACAAGCCCGGCGCCGTCTCAGCCCCGGTGCAAACGGCCTATGGCTGGCACATCATCAAATTACTGGAGCGCAAAGAACTGCTGCCGTATGAAGAGATGGAAACCTCGCTCCGGAACCGTATCTCCAAAGACTCGCGCTCAGAGCTGAACAAAACCGCTTTCCTGCGCCGCATCAAAAAAGAAAACAAGTTCCAGGAAACCCCGGCCATTAAAGAGGCCGCCCTTAAGCTGGCAGACTCTACGCTGGCGGCCGGCACCTGGAAATTCACCGTTCCGGCAGAGCCGAAGAACCTGCCTGCGGCTACCCTGTTCACCATTGAGGGCAAGCCCTACACCGTGGGCCAGTTTGCCACCTACGTAGAAGCCAACCAACGCGCCAGACAGACCGTTTCGCCGGCCCACGCCATGAACCTGCTCTATGACAAGTTTGTAGAAACCAGCCTGCTGGACTATGAGCGCGCGCACCTGGAGGAAAAACACCCAGATTACCGCATGCTGGTGAACGAGTACCATGATGGTATTCTGCTGTTCCAATTAATGGAGGAGAAAGTATGGGCCAAGGCGGTAGAGGACACTGTGGGCTTAAAGGCTTTCTTTGAGGCCAACCGTGACAAGTATACCTGGGGCGAACGTGCCACCGCTACGATCATCAGCGCCGCTAACCCTACCGTTCTGGCCCAGGCCCAGGAGCAATTGGCGCAAGGTCGGTTCCTATCCGTGCGCCACAAGCAGCCAGATATTGCCTTTGACACTGACAAAACCACGCTTTCTAAGGCTGCCATGGCCCAGCTGGAGCCACTAGCCCAGGCGCTGCAGCAAGATTCCAGCCTGGTGCTGGAAGTGACCGGATACGCAGACACCCGTGAGGTGGCCAACAAGAAGAACGCAGGCCTGGCTTCCCGCCGTGCCACCGCCATTAAGAATTACCTGGTAGAGAAAGGCGTGGAAGCCAACCAGGTAACTGTAATGCCGGCTGCCCCTAAAGCCCGCCCGGCCCGCCGGGTTGCCCTGCAGGTATATTCCACAGACCCGCAAACCCTGGCCGACCGCTTTAACCAGAACAGCCCGCTGGCCTTACAGGTCACCTCCCGCAAATTCCAGCGCGGCGAGAACAAGGCCCTGGATGGCGTCGCCTGGAAGCCAGGCACTTACAACGTTACCCAGGACGGCCGCTCCCTCTGGATCAAAATTGATAAGGTAGAAGCACCGGCGCCTAAGAAACTGTCAGAAACCCGGGGCGTGGTGATCTCAGACTACCAGACCTATCTGGAGCAGGAGTGGATCAAGGAACTGCGCCAGAAATACCCGGTAAGCGTGAACCAGCCAGAGGTAGAGAAGCTTATTAAGAAGTAA
- a CDS encoding ATP-binding protein, with the protein MTNKIRVSCDRRNLKTIRTFVMDTLSAVQLSDITLNQIILAVDEICANLIIHSNHEDNKKFLCLTIQYDHEEIVFELADNGTPFEQDNYTEPNIHDNIRTGKKGGVGVALVNRIMDKVEYSVRGNTNICRLYKQLA; encoded by the coding sequence ATGACTAACAAGATTAGGGTCAGTTGTGACAGAAGGAATCTTAAAACTATCCGCACGTTTGTGATGGATACGCTTTCCGCTGTGCAATTGTCTGATATCACGTTAAACCAGATCATTCTGGCGGTAGACGAGATCTGTGCCAACCTCATTATCCACTCCAACCACGAAGACAACAAAAAATTCCTCTGTCTTACCATTCAGTATGACCACGAGGAGATTGTCTTTGAGTTGGCAGACAACGGCACACCGTTTGAGCAGGACAATTACACAGAGCCCAACATCCATGACAACATTAGAACCGGCAAGAAAGGCGGCGTAGGCGTAGCCCTGGTCAACCGGATCATGGACAAAGTGGAGTACAGCGTGAGAGGCAACACCAATATTTGCCGCCTGTACAAGCAACTGGCGTAA
- a CDS encoding peptidylprolyl isomerase → MKIRIPFSSFLKCLLVLCALGAFTQTARAQQVTLIDNIVAKVGSHIILRSELEFQNANAVSQGYKSTNLRCEILRSLVQNKLLLARAEIDSVIVDETQINAELEGRLSNFVAQIGSEEKLEEYYKKPMNEIRSDLKRSLREQLTTQKMEREIAGKIKVTPKEVQQYFNRIPKDSLPYFSTEVEVGQIVKIAQIGTAQKQAAREQLEAIRKRIMAGEDFAALAKQYSQDPGSGAAGGVLGFFKKRELVPEYEAAALKLQPGETSPVIESMFGFHIIQLLERRGEEFNTRHILIKPATAQVDLQQTTALLDSIRNLIQKDSISFAKAAKDFSDDMSTKGNGGMITLPGSPTTDIPVDKLDPSIFFVTDTLKVGDISIPLPYRTEDGKEAMRILYLKSKTPPHQANMKDDYQKIAAAALSEKRNRAISDWFEKNKDTVFVDLAPEFKSCNLDD, encoded by the coding sequence ATGAAAATCAGAATTCCCTTTTCTTCTTTCCTTAAATGCCTTCTTGTACTCTGCGCGTTAGGTGCTTTCACGCAAACCGCCCGCGCGCAACAGGTCACCCTCATTGACAACATTGTGGCGAAGGTAGGAAGCCATATCATTCTGCGCTCAGAGCTGGAGTTCCAGAACGCCAACGCCGTAAGCCAAGGCTATAAGTCCACTAACCTGCGTTGTGAGATCCTGCGCTCCCTGGTGCAGAACAAGCTGTTACTGGCCCGCGCCGAGATAGACTCTGTGATTGTGGATGAAACCCAAATTAATGCCGAACTGGAAGGACGCCTGAGCAACTTTGTGGCGCAGATTGGCAGTGAGGAAAAACTGGAGGAGTACTACAAGAAACCCATGAATGAGATCAGAAGTGATCTTAAGCGTAGCTTGCGCGAGCAGCTCACCACCCAGAAAATGGAGCGGGAGATTGCCGGCAAGATCAAGGTGACCCCTAAAGAGGTACAGCAGTACTTTAACCGCATTCCCAAAGACAGCTTGCCGTATTTCTCCACGGAGGTAGAGGTAGGCCAGATCGTGAAGATCGCCCAGATCGGCACCGCCCAGAAGCAGGCGGCCCGTGAGCAGCTGGAAGCCATTAGAAAACGCATTATGGCCGGTGAGGACTTCGCCGCCCTGGCCAAGCAATACTCCCAGGACCCAGGTTCCGGCGCCGCCGGTGGCGTGCTGGGTTTCTTCAAGAAACGTGAGCTGGTACCTGAGTATGAAGCCGCTGCCTTGAAACTGCAGCCCGGAGAGACATCGCCGGTGATTGAGTCTATGTTCGGGTTCCACATCATACAGTTGCTGGAGCGCCGCGGCGAGGAGTTCAACACCCGCCATATCCTCATCAAGCCTGCTACTGCCCAGGTAGACCTGCAGCAGACCACCGCGCTCTTAGACAGCATTAGAAACCTCATTCAGAAAGACAGCATTTCGTTTGCCAAGGCGGCCAAAGACTTTTCAGATGACATGTCTACCAAAGGAAACGGCGGTATGATTACCTTACCCGGCAGCCCTACCACAGATATTCCCGTAGACAAGCTGGACCCGTCCATCTTCTTTGTGACAGATACGTTAAAGGTGGGAGATATCAGCATACCGCTTCCCTACCGCACCGAAGACGGCAAGGAAGCCATGCGTATCTTGTACCTTAAATCAAAGACTCCTCCGCACCAGGCCAACATGAAAGATGATTACCAGAAGATCGCGGCCGCGGCGTTGAGTGAGAAACGGAACCGAGCCATCTCAGATTGGTTTGAGAAAAACAAAGACACTGTTTTTGTGGACCTGGCCCCCGAATTCAAATCCTGCAATTTAGACGACTAA
- a CDS encoding STAS domain-containing protein codes for MKIKHTISDNTITISLDGELDASSSVLLDEELSNPSIMMFGKILVDCKNLNYISSAGLGVFISHLQRFEDAQIKLIFFNMQEKVRNVFEILGLDLLMTIVSSYEEAVTIAND; via the coding sequence ATGAAAATAAAACACACCATTTCCGACAATACCATCACCATTAGTTTAGATGGTGAATTAGACGCCAGTTCCTCTGTGCTGCTGGATGAAGAGCTTTCCAACCCAAGCATTATGATGTTTGGTAAGATCCTGGTTGACTGCAAAAACCTCAACTACATCTCCTCAGCCGGTTTGGGCGTATTCATCTCTCACCTGCAGCGATTTGAGGATGCGCAGATCAAACTGATCTTCTTCAACATGCAGGAAAAAGTACGTAACGTTTTTGAGATTCTGGGTCTGGACCTACTGATGACCATCGTCTCTTCTTATGAAGAAGCCGTGACCATAGCCAATGACTAA